In the genome of Treponema pedis, one region contains:
- a CDS encoding Hsp20/alpha crystallin family protein translates to MNSLSLFSPSFADSVIDVLDKNFGGNLGVFAPIKHTSCGIPSVDIRETDTAYIMEADLPGYTEKDVEISLKDRVMTVSSSHKEETNESKKEDGVDYILRERSSRQFTRRFSLPEDINQDEVSAHFENGVLTVNIPKKPDTQPRQIEIKRK, encoded by the coding sequence ATGAATAGTTTAAGTCTTTTTAGTCCGTCCTTTGCGGACAGCGTTATTGATGTGCTGGATAAAAATTTCGGGGGAAACCTCGGAGTCTTTGCACCTATTAAGCACACTTCTTGCGGAATACCGAGCGTAGATATCCGCGAAACGGATACGGCTTACATTATGGAGGCGGATCTCCCCGGTTATACCGAAAAAGATGTCGAAATCAGTCTTAAAGACAGAGTTATGACGGTTTCGTCTTCTCACAAAGAAGAAACAAACGAATCGAAAAAAGAAGACGGTGTAGACTATATCCTACGAGAACGCAGTTCAAGACAGTTTACACGCCGGTTCAGTCTGCCTGAGGATATTAACCAGGATGAGGTTTCGGCTCATTTTGAAAACGGAGTTTTAACCGTAAATATCCCCAAAAAACCGGACACACAACCGCGCCAAATCGAAATCAAGCGTAAATAA
- the cbiD gene encoding cobalt-precorrin-5B (C(1))-methyltransferase CbiD: MKLDLYIDKDGQKLRCGYTTGSCAAAAAKAAAIILKEGSFNSLKKETKEGIIYSVKIDTPAGYVLDLPVEKLQLSTLSENSAAAEKFQFTLSCKEPFAIAAVQKDAGDDPDSTDGIFIYAMVSARNDGIVNIAGGEGIGIITKKGLFGEVGEAAINPVPRKMIKDEVLKVLKTGCDVLIFSPEGKEIAKKTFNKNIGVEGGISIIGTKGIVYPMSEEAIKKTIYMEINGIAENRGTSDILLVPGNYGEKLAEELNLKIPVVKISNYAGDGLTYAYSKGFKNITLLGHIGKFAKLAIGIFNTHNRTADTRMEAFVYYLALRGVPLEVLKTVNSFLTAEECFNYLVEQNLQSVITEMERGAEERIKKYLKDEEVKIKVMIYSMKHSVCS; encoded by the coding sequence ATGAAACTTGATTTATACATCGACAAAGACGGACAAAAACTTAGGTGCGGCTACACTACGGGAAGCTGCGCGGCTGCTGCGGCAAAGGCTGCCGCAATTATTTTAAAAGAAGGCTCTTTTAATTCTTTAAAAAAAGAAACAAAAGAAGGTATAATTTATTCGGTAAAAATAGATACTCCGGCAGGCTATGTTTTAGACCTGCCGGTAGAAAAATTACAGCTTTCAACTTTATCCGAAAATTCCGCCGCTGCGGAAAAATTTCAATTCACATTATCCTGTAAGGAACCTTTTGCAATTGCGGCTGTTCAAAAAGATGCGGGAGACGACCCTGACAGTACGGACGGAATTTTTATCTATGCTATGGTTTCCGCAAGAAATGACGGTATTGTAAACATAGCGGGCGGCGAGGGGATAGGAATAATTACTAAAAAAGGTCTTTTCGGCGAAGTGGGAGAAGCCGCCATAAATCCGGTTCCGCGTAAGATGATTAAAGACGAAGTTTTAAAGGTTTTAAAAACGGGCTGCGATGTACTTATTTTTTCTCCTGAAGGAAAAGAAATAGCAAAAAAAACTTTTAATAAAAACATAGGAGTTGAAGGCGGAATTTCAATAATAGGCACAAAGGGAATTGTTTACCCTATGAGCGAAGAAGCGATTAAAAAAACAATTTACATGGAAATAAACGGCATTGCGGAAAACCGGGGTACTTCCGATATTTTACTTGTTCCGGGAAATTACGGAGAAAAACTTGCGGAAGAATTAAACTTAAAAATTCCGGTCGTAAAAATTTCAAATTATGCGGGAGACGGTTTAACTTACGCTTACTCAAAGGGTTTTAAAAATATAACCCTTTTGGGGCATATAGGTAAATTTGCAAAACTCGCAATAGGTATTTTTAACACGCATAACCGCACCGCCGATACACGTATGGAAGCCTTTGTTTATTATCTTGCTTTAAGAGGCGTTCCTCTTGAAGTCCTGAAAACCGTCAATTCTTTTTTAACGGCGGAAGAGTGTTTTAATTATCTTGTAGAACAAAATCTTCAATCGGTTATAACCGAAATGGAGCGCGGCGCTGAAGAAAGAATAAAAAAGTATTTAAAAGATGAAGAAGTAAAAATAAAGGTTATGATTTATTCTATGAAGCACAGTGTATGCAGCTGA
- the pflA gene encoding pyruvate formate-lyase-activating protein translates to MAYIHSYESFGTVDGPGLRYVVFLQGCPLRCKYCHNCDTWNREDAHIIETAEQTFQRIRRYKHYYIFAGGVTVTGGEPLAQPEYVKELFQMCKRDCLHTAADTSGFYLNDKVKEALEYTDLVLLDIKSIDEKQHKDLTGVPLDPVLHFLDYTSSINKPLWIRHVVVPGITYNEKLLTELAGFIKTVPNVEKIDLLAYHTLGVFKWKESGKIYPLEGVPALSNEEFKTAKKIFTDMGLTLT, encoded by the coding sequence ATGGCATACATTCATTCTTATGAAAGTTTCGGCACGGTGGACGGCCCCGGCTTGCGCTATGTAGTGTTTTTGCAGGGCTGCCCGCTCCGCTGTAAATATTGCCATAATTGCGATACGTGGAATCGGGAAGACGCTCACATAATAGAAACGGCGGAACAAACTTTTCAAAGAATCAGGCGGTATAAACATTATTATATTTTTGCAGGCGGTGTAACCGTTACGGGCGGAGAGCCGCTTGCCCAGCCTGAATATGTAAAAGAGCTCTTTCAAATGTGTAAAAGGGATTGTCTTCACACAGCTGCCGATACATCGGGATTTTACCTTAACGATAAGGTTAAAGAAGCGTTGGAATATACCGATTTGGTTTTACTGGATATAAAATCGATAGATGAAAAACAGCATAAAGATTTAACCGGAGTCCCGTTAGACCCCGTTTTGCATTTTTTGGATTATACTTCATCAATAAACAAACCTCTTTGGATAAGACACGTGGTTGTTCCGGGTATTACGTATAACGAAAAACTTTTAACCGAACTTGCAGGCTTTATAAAAACCGTTCCTAATGTGGAAAAAATCGATTTATTGGCTTATCATACCCTGGGTGTTTTTAAATGGAAAGAAAGCGGAAAAATTTATCCTCTGGAAGGAGTGCCTGCCTTATCAAATGAAGAATTTAAAACGGCGAAAAAGATTTTTACGGATATGGGATTAACTTTAACATAA
- the pflB gene encoding formate C-acetyltransferase produces the protein MLKEPDYFNSFKGETWRSEVDVRDFIQNNYTPYSGDDGFLQGPTERTSRIWNKLTEMFKEETKRGVYDAESKKPQAIDAYGPGYISKEDEVIVGLQTDAPLKRGIYPKGGWRMVEKALEAYGFTLDSVTKEIFTKYRKTHNDGVFSVYTDEMRAVRKSGIITGLPDAYGRGRIIGDYRRVPLYGADFLIEERKKALTQLDVAELTESDVRYREEISEQISALEAFVRMCSAYGFDVRRPAENAREAVQWLYFAFLAATKDQDGAAMSLGRTSTFLDIFIEKDIAEGTLTESEAQELIDQFIIKLRIIRFLRTPEYNELFSGDPTWVTESIGGMGVDGRTLVTKTSFRYLHTLYNLGPAPEPNMTVLWSNHAPESWNKFCAKVSIQTSSIQYENDDLMRPEFGDDYGIACCVSPMKIGKQMQLFGARANLPKCLLYAINGGRDEKSGAQVAPAFKPITSEYLDYNEVMERFDQMMKWLAGVYMNTLKIIHYMHDKYSYEAFELALHDADVERIQATGIAGLAIVADSLAAIRDTRVQVIRNEEGLAIDFKHEGEYVPFGNDNDKTDRLAVMVARMFMNHLRKHETYRHAKATQSILTITSNVVYGKKTGATPCGRCACEPFSPGANPMNGRDTNGAIAALSSVAKLPFEDIGDGISYTFAIAPNALGKHTDIRINNLTTLLKGYFEPDGGQHLNVNVFDRALLEDAMENPEKYPQLTIRVSGYAVNFVKLTREQQLDVLSRTINQSM, from the coding sequence ATGTTAAAAGAACCTGATTATTTTAATTCTTTTAAAGGTGAAACGTGGAGAAGCGAAGTTGATGTCCGCGATTTCATTCAAAATAATTATACGCCTTATTCAGGCGATGACGGATTTTTACAAGGTCCTACGGAGCGTACTTCCAGGATTTGGAATAAATTAACCGAAATGTTTAAGGAGGAAACAAAGCGCGGGGTTTACGATGCCGAATCGAAAAAACCTCAGGCAATTGACGCTTACGGCCCAGGCTATATTTCCAAAGAAGATGAGGTTATAGTAGGTTTACAAACCGATGCCCCCCTTAAACGCGGTATTTATCCGAAAGGCGGGTGGAGAATGGTCGAAAAAGCCTTGGAGGCTTACGGCTTTACCCTTGATTCCGTTACAAAAGAAATTTTTACAAAATACCGCAAAACTCACAATGACGGAGTATTTTCGGTTTATACCGATGAAATGCGCGCCGTAAGAAAATCCGGTATTATCACGGGACTTCCCGACGCATACGGACGGGGAAGAATTATAGGAGATTACCGCCGCGTTCCTCTTTACGGTGCGGATTTTTTAATTGAAGAGCGTAAAAAAGCTTTAACTCAATTGGACGTTGCGGAGCTTACCGAATCCGATGTACGTTATCGTGAAGAAATAAGCGAGCAGATAAGCGCCCTTGAAGCCTTTGTAAGAATGTGCTCGGCATACGGTTTTGATGTCCGCCGCCCTGCGGAAAATGCTCGGGAAGCGGTTCAATGGCTTTATTTTGCCTTCCTTGCCGCAACGAAGGACCAGGACGGAGCTGCCATGTCTTTAGGAAGAACTTCCACTTTCTTGGATATTTTTATCGAAAAAGATATTGCGGAAGGAACTTTGACCGAAAGCGAAGCTCAGGAACTGATTGACCAATTTATTATAAAATTAAGAATTATCCGTTTTTTGCGCACCCCGGAATATAACGAGCTTTTTTCAGGCGACCCCACGTGGGTTACCGAATCTATAGGAGGAATGGGCGTTGACGGAAGAACCCTTGTAACAAAAACCTCTTTTAGATATTTGCACACTTTGTATAATTTAGGGCCTGCCCCCGAACCTAATATGACCGTTCTTTGGTCGAATCATGCTCCCGAATCTTGGAATAAATTTTGCGCAAAAGTTTCGATTCAAACATCTTCAATTCAATACGAAAACGATGATTTAATGCGCCCCGAATTCGGAGACGATTACGGAATTGCCTGCTGTGTTTCTCCTATGAAAATAGGAAAGCAAATGCAGCTTTTCGGAGCAAGAGCCAACTTGCCCAAATGTCTTTTGTATGCCATTAACGGCGGCCGGGACGAAAAATCCGGGGCTCAGGTAGCACCCGCCTTTAAGCCGATTACTTCGGAATATCTTGATTATAATGAAGTTATGGAGCGCTTTGACCAAATGATGAAGTGGCTGGCGGGCGTTTATATGAATACCTTAAAAATCATTCACTATATGCACGATAAATACTCTTACGAAGCCTTTGAACTAGCCCTTCACGATGCGGATGTGGAACGTATTCAGGCTACAGGTATTGCAGGCTTGGCCATTGTAGCGGACTCTCTTGCGGCGATACGCGATACAAGGGTTCAAGTTATACGGAATGAAGAAGGGCTTGCAATAGATTTTAAACACGAAGGAGAATACGTTCCCTTCGGAAACGATAACGATAAAACCGACCGGCTTGCGGTTATGGTAGCCCGTATGTTTATGAATCATTTACGAAAACACGAAACGTACAGACATGCAAAGGCGACTCAGTCGATTTTAACCATTACTTCAAATGTCGTATACGGAAAAAAGACCGGGGCAACTCCGTGCGGCCGCTGCGCTTGCGAACCTTTTTCTCCGGGGGCAAACCCTATGAACGGACGCGATACGAACGGGGCTATTGCGGCACTTTCTTCCGTAGCCAAATTACCGTTTGAAGATATAGGAGACGGTATTTCATACACCTTTGCCATTGCACCTAATGCACTTGGAAAACACACGGATATACGCATAAATAATCTTACAACTCTTTTAAAAGGATATTTTGAACCGGACGGAGGCCAGCATTTAAATGTAAACGTTTTCGACAGAGCCTTACTTGAAGATGCTATGGAAAATCCTGAAAAGTATCCGCAACTTACGATAAGGGTTTCAGGATATGCGGTAAATTTTGTAAAACTTACACGGGAGCAGCAGCTTGACGTACTTTCGCGGACTATAAACCAATCGATGTAA
- a CDS encoding DUF4954 family protein, protein MAKIQTVKSSDFGYKFIDGKYLPEGKDEYYLRFSQTSHISHTFRNLLSEEIERLVKNGNTCNNWTDVLVEDPFNIDLIKNNLFAGLVRIASMEECYLKYHDFIVPVGISNSRIISCDIGSNCAIHYCSYLSHYIIGRRSILNRIDEMSTTNHSKFGEGLVKDGEEESVRVTIAPINEAGGREIFPFYDMITADAFLWARFRGDPALIEKLKTITQNSKDSKRGYYGMVGMESVIKSCRIIKDVNFGECVYIKGANKLKNLTVKSSSEEPSQIGEGVELINGIIGFGSRVFYGTKAVRFLMGNNCELKYGARLIHSVLGDNSTISCCEVLNSLIFPYHEQHHNNSFLIASLVQGQSNMAAGATVGSNHNTRGNDGEIMAGRGFWTGLSSTLKHNCRFASFVLLSKGNYMSELDIPFPFSLVMDNAHDDRLEIMPAYYWMYNMYALQRNNKKFVRRDKRKTKMQHIETNFLAPDTAFEILSACSILEKRLEAAWLEEKKEKLSFKKIFEEHYEEAKRLFVTAENIERSKRTVKIIKAAEAYAAYTQMLIWYGVTVLTEYFDKTNSSFSDFEPARNTIDIDNFDFAWINMGGQLILEKKLDVIQEKIKKDILKNWREIHTEYDAVQSEYEKDRSENAYAVLCKVTGVNKIDCDRWNILLNKALEISDYIENQIFYTKNKDYNNYFRGITYASEAERAAVLGKVEENPLIEESKTDSLAYKNLFKKFIV, encoded by the coding sequence ATGGCAAAAATACAAACTGTAAAATCTTCGGATTTCGGATACAAATTTATAGACGGCAAGTACTTGCCCGAAGGGAAAGATGAGTATTACCTCAGGTTTTCCCAAACTTCTCATATCTCTCATACTTTTAGAAATTTACTTTCGGAAGAAATCGAGCGGCTTGTTAAAAACGGAAATACTTGCAATAACTGGACCGATGTTTTAGTAGAAGACCCCTTTAACATTGATTTAATAAAAAATAATTTATTTGCAGGACTTGTCCGTATAGCCTCAATGGAAGAGTGCTATTTAAAATATCATGATTTTATTGTTCCGGTAGGAATAAGCAACAGCAGAATTATTTCATGCGATATAGGCTCAAATTGTGCAATTCATTATTGTTCTTATCTTTCTCATTATATAATCGGAAGGCGTTCAATTTTAAACAGAATAGATGAGATGAGTACGACAAACCATTCGAAGTTCGGAGAAGGGCTTGTAAAAGACGGTGAAGAAGAATCCGTACGTGTAACAATCGCTCCCATAAATGAAGCCGGCGGACGCGAGATTTTTCCGTTTTATGATATGATTACTGCCGATGCCTTTCTTTGGGCAAGATTCAGGGGAGACCCGGCACTTATAGAAAAATTAAAAACCATTACACAAAATTCAAAAGATTCAAAACGCGGATATTACGGTATGGTAGGTATGGAATCCGTTATTAAAAGCTGTAGGATAATAAAAGACGTCAATTTCGGAGAATGCGTTTACATAAAGGGTGCGAATAAGCTTAAAAACCTTACCGTAAAATCGAGTTCTGAAGAGCCTAGCCAGATAGGGGAGGGGGTGGAACTTATAAACGGAATTATAGGTTTCGGTTCGCGTGTTTTTTACGGAACAAAGGCCGTAAGGTTTTTAATGGGAAACAATTGCGAGCTTAAATACGGTGCCCGTCTTATCCATTCGGTACTCGGGGATAACTCTACAATTTCATGTTGCGAAGTTTTAAATTCCCTTATTTTCCCATATCATGAACAACATCATAATAACTCTTTTTTAATCGCTTCTCTTGTGCAGGGGCAGTCGAATATGGCTGCCGGAGCTACCGTAGGTTCAAACCATAATACACGCGGAAATGACGGAGAAATTATGGCCGGGAGGGGGTTTTGGACGGGCCTTTCAAGTACTTTAAAACATAATTGCCGTTTTGCTTCATTCGTACTTTTATCAAAAGGAAATTATATGTCGGAATTGGATATACCTTTTCCTTTCAGTTTGGTAATGGATAACGCTCATGACGACAGGCTTGAAATAATGCCCGCTTATTATTGGATGTACAATATGTATGCCTTGCAGCGCAATAATAAAAAATTTGTCCGCCGGGATAAGCGCAAAACAAAAATGCAGCATATTGAAACGAATTTTCTTGCTCCCGATACGGCTTTTGAAATTCTTTCCGCATGTTCTATTTTGGAAAAAAGACTGGAAGCCGCTTGGCTTGAAGAAAAAAAAGAAAAATTAAGTTTTAAGAAAATTTTTGAAGAGCATTATGAAGAGGCTAAAAGGCTTTTTGTTACGGCGGAAAATATTGAACGTTCAAAACGTACGGTAAAAATAATTAAGGCTGCGGAAGCATATGCCGCATATACTCAAATGCTTATTTGGTACGGCGTTACGGTCTTAACCGAATATTTTGATAAAACGAACTCTTCGTTTTCCGATTTTGAACCGGCACGAAATACTATTGATATCGATAATTTCGATTTTGCTTGGATAAATATGGGCGGACAGTTAATTCTTGAAAAAAAACTTGATGTTATCCAGGAAAAAATTAAAAAAGATATTTTAAAAAACTGGCGTGAAATTCATACGGAATATGATGCCGTTCAGTCGGAATATGAAAAAGACCGCTCGGAAAATGCTTACGCCGTTTTATGCAAGGTTACGGGAGTGAATAAAATAGATTGCGATAGATGGAATATACTTTTAAATAAGGCCTTGGAAATTTCGGATTATATAGAAAATCAAATTTTTTATACTAAAAACAAGGATTATAATAATTATTTTAGAGGTATTACCTATGCTTCGGAAGCGGAGCGTGCGGCGGTTTTGGGCAAGGTTGAAGAAAATCCCTTAATTGAAGAATCCAAAACGGACAGTTTAGCTTATAAGAACTTGTTTAAAAAATTTATTGTTTAA